In Ancylothrix sp. D3o, a single window of DNA contains:
- a CDS encoding DUF2442 domain-containing protein has product MKYPRIVSAKAIDNQTLVIKFTNNKLRKYDISKLLENHLFAKFHNAAFFKSFKIEEGGYGLVWDEDVDRREYELWQNGKSFTPVDSR; this is encoded by the coding sequence ATGAAATATCCTCGGATTGTTTCAGCAAAAGCCATTGATAATCAAACTTTGGTTATAAAATTTACCAATAATAAACTTAGAAAGTACGACATCTCTAAATTATTAGAGAATCATCTGTTTGCTAAATTTCATAACGCAGCTTTCTTTAAAAGCTTTAAGATTGAGGAAGGTGGTTATGGGTTAGTCTGGGATGAAGACGTTGACCGACGTGAGTATGAGCTTTGGCAAAATGGAAAAAGTTTCACACCAGTTGATAGCAGATGA
- a CDS encoding HAD-IIIA family hydrolase — protein sequence METQPPLLLLDKDGTLVRPKSRGKFVQNPSDQKPIVGVQKVVTQYKQDGWNIVICSNQGGVEAGHKTLQEAMQEMKFCLELFPEIEECYFCPDLQGKKCLRYWRNEDWQDNHILYSPTSNQTVELKLQGKFRKPGPGMLLLARQIHNASECLFVGDRPEDKAAAEAADIPFVWAKEFIAK from the coding sequence ATGGAAACTCAGCCGCCGTTACTTTTACTTGACAAAGATGGGACTCTTGTTAGACCAAAATCACGGGGGAAATTTGTTCAGAACCCTTCGGATCAAAAGCCTATTGTAGGTGTACAAAAAGTTGTAACCCAATACAAGCAAGATGGCTGGAATATTGTTATTTGCTCCAACCAAGGGGGTGTTGAAGCCGGCCATAAAACCTTACAAGAAGCTATGCAAGAGATGAAATTTTGCTTAGAACTTTTCCCTGAGATAGAAGAATGCTACTTCTGCCCTGATTTGCAAGGGAAAAAATGTCTGCGCTATTGGAGAAACGAGGATTGGCAAGACAACCATATTCTCTATAGTCCTACTTCTAATCAAACGGTAGAACTAAAGCTTCAGGGGAAATTCAGAAAACCTGGGCCAGGGATGCTGCTTTTGGCGCGGCAAATACACAATGCTTCGGAGTGTTTGTTTGTGGGAGACCGGCCAGAGGATAAAGCGGCTGCGGAGGCCGCAGATATTCCCTTTGTATGGGCAAAAGAATTTATAGCTAAATAG
- a CDS encoding DUF2927 domain-containing protein, with protein sequence MKLISTIALMVLIAVWYDASPTKSQLNSQETSTFPDVSADKTFEYFKEVALKSEFGSSDDGVIKKWMVPIKLEIAGLPTPADLQTLEAVTNELKLLTNLPIEFVKPNTGNMRIRFTPEENFKKFIPSYQAGNSGFFWLNWDETKQITGAEILISTTGVTQKERSHLIREELTQAFGLPADSNKYPNSIFYQGWTDITEYSSLDKKLIKMLYNPQVKPGINETQIEKLWRDNPL encoded by the coding sequence ATGAAACTTATCTCTACCATTGCTTTAATGGTTTTAATAGCTGTTTGGTATGATGCCTCCCCAACCAAATCCCAACTAAACAGCCAAGAAACTTCCACTTTTCCTGATGTAAGCGCAGATAAAACATTTGAGTATTTCAAAGAAGTAGCACTAAAATCTGAGTTTGGCAGTTCAGATGATGGTGTAATCAAGAAATGGATGGTTCCTATAAAGCTAGAGATAGCCGGTCTTCCCACTCCCGCAGATTTACAAACACTGGAAGCTGTCACCAATGAGTTAAAACTACTGACCAATTTACCAATAGAATTCGTTAAACCAAACACTGGGAATATGCGAATCCGGTTTACCCCTGAAGAAAACTTTAAGAAATTTATTCCCAGTTATCAAGCCGGTAATAGCGGCTTCTTCTGGTTGAACTGGGATGAAACCAAACAAATAACGGGCGCTGAGATTTTAATCTCCACCACAGGTGTCACCCAAAAAGAACGCTCTCATCTTATCCGAGAAGAATTAACACAGGCGTTTGGGTTGCCGGCGGATTCTAATAAATATCCTAACAGCATTTTTTATCAAGGTTGGACAGACATTACCGAGTATTCATCGCTTGATAAAAAGTTAATCAAGATGCTCTACAACCCCCAAGTTAAACCAGGGATAAATGAAACTCAAATAGAAAAGCTGTGGAGGGATAACCCGCTATGA
- a CDS encoding Uma2 family endonuclease, protein MIAVKDNPPNFTPEEYFAWESQQLEKHELINGQVYAMTGGSINHGRIAIKLTALFDAHLDGSGCITGNSDIKVKIVESEDYTYPDASVTCDERDKTTTQYITYPCLIVEVLSKSTEAYDRGGKFRMYQNNPVLKDYLLVSSTSIEIDLYHKNDAGQWMIINYGAGDTIELKSINLSFPIEQVYRGLTLTPET, encoded by the coding sequence ATGATCGCTGTCAAAGATAATCCCCCAAACTTTACCCCTGAAGAATATTTTGCCTGGGAATCTCAGCAACTAGAAAAACATGAACTGATTAACGGGCAAGTTTATGCCATGACAGGAGGCAGCATCAATCATGGCCGCATTGCTATCAAACTTACCGCCCTGTTTGATGCTCATTTAGACGGAAGTGGCTGCATTACGGGAAACTCTGACATCAAAGTAAAGATTGTTGAAAGCGAAGACTACACTTATCCAGATGCCAGCGTCACTTGTGACGAACGCGACAAAACGACAACCCAGTATATTACCTACCCTTGCTTAATCGTGGAAGTTCTCTCCAAAAGCACCGAAGCTTACGACAGGGGTGGTAAATTCAGAATGTATCAAAATAACCCGGTCTTGAAAGATTACTTATTGGTAAGTTCTACCTCCATTGAAATCGACCTGTACCACAAAAATGATGCGGGACAATGGATGATTATTAACTATGGGGCCGGTGACACCATTGAACTAAAAAGCATCAATCTATCATTCCCAATTGAGCAAGTATATCGCGGTTTAACTCTTACTCCAGAGACTTAA
- a CDS encoding glycoside hydrolase family 104 protein: MINPTGLSIIAISTLGLAIVGQSSPTPAPSQISMHKNTISPLSGAVKNGNVQAFLQTIAFAEGTAGPDGYRMMFTGQLFNSFSEHPNVKNCSLYKGKPLCSTAAGKYQFLKPTWDEVARKLKLPDFSPESQDLAAVQLIKQAGAYQDILAGQFDDAVLKLAPTWASFPTAEGKSYYNQPSKKLTELRKVYQQAGGKFK, translated from the coding sequence ATGATTAATCCCACCGGCCTCTCAATCATCGCCATTTCTACTTTAGGATTAGCCATTGTCGGTCAATCTTCTCCAACACCGGCACCCAGCCAAATTTCTATGCACAAGAATACGATTAGCCCTTTATCAGGAGCCGTTAAAAATGGGAATGTTCAAGCGTTCTTGCAAACAATTGCTTTTGCCGAGGGCACTGCCGGCCCAGATGGCTATCGCATGATGTTCACCGGCCAATTATTCAATTCTTTTAGCGAACACCCTAATGTCAAGAATTGCTCACTTTATAAAGGGAAACCTTTGTGTAGTACCGCAGCCGGTAAATACCAATTTCTCAAACCAACGTGGGATGAAGTCGCTCGTAAATTAAAGCTACCGGATTTTAGTCCAGAATCCCAAGACCTAGCTGCTGTCCAATTAATTAAACAGGCCGGTGCATACCAAGATATTCTGGCCGGCCAGTTTGATGATGCTGTATTAAAACTTGCGCCTACCTGGGCCTCTTTCCCCACTGCTGAAGGGAAAAGCTACTACAACCAACCATCTAAAAAGCTGACTGAGTTGCGAAAAGTTTACCAGCAGGCCGGTGGTAAATTTAAATAA